CCGGGATCATCCCGACGAACATCGCCACCACGTTCGTCGAGGTCAACGTCCTCCAGATCGTCTTCCTCGGCATCGTCACCGGCGCCGCCATCCTGAAGATCGGCGAGAAGGCCGAGCCGGTCCGCAAGCTCGGCGAGTCCGTCCTCGAACTCACCCAGACCGCCCTGTGGTGGGTCATCCGGCTCGCCCCGCTCGGCACCCTCGGCCTGATCGGCAAGTCCGTCGCCAAGTACGGCTGGGACCTCCTCGCCCCCTTCGCGACCCTGACCGCCGACGTGTACGTCGGCTGCGCCCTGGTGCTGTTCGGCGTCTACTCGCTGCTGCTGCGCTTCGCCGGCGGCCTCAACCCGCTCAACTTCTTCAAGGGCGCCTGGCCGGCCATCCAGCTCGCCTTCGTCTCCCGCTCCTCGGTCGGCACCCTGCCGGTCACCCGCCGGGTCACCGAGCGCCTCGGCGTCCCGAGCGAGTACGCGTCGTTCGCCGTCCCGTTCGGCGCGACCACCAAGATGGACGGCTGCGCCGCGATCTACCCGTCGCTCGCCGCGATCTTCGTCGCCCAGGTGTACGGCATCCACCTCGGCATCGGCGACTACCTGCTGATCGCCTTCGTCTCGGTGATCGGCTCCGCCGCCACCGCGGGCCTGACCGGCGCGATCGTCATGCTGACCCTCACCCTCTCCACCGTCGGCCTGCCGCTGGAGGGCGTGGGCCTGCTGCTCGCCATCGACCCGATCCTGGACATGGTCAGGACGGCGACGAACGTCGCCGGACAGGCGGTCGTCCCGATCCTGGTGGCGGCCCGTGAGAAGACCCTCGACCGCGACGCGTACAACAACCCGACCGGCGACCTGCTCGCGGCCGAGGCCGTGAAGGTCGCGGAGCCGGTGGCCGTCGCCGCCTGACGCCCGCGCACGCTTCGAGCCCTTCCCTGTGACCGGGGAAGGGCTCGAGCCGTTTCACTCCCGCACGCCGCCCACGGAAGGCGTCGCGTCGCAGCCCGGCAGCCTCGATGAAATTACCCTTCGTGTGCGATTGACTGCCCGTTGGCTGCACGATTGTGCGGCCGGTCCGGTGGCGCCTGCAGGCGACCCTGATGCGCGGGAGCGGCAGTGGAGAAGCGACTCAAGCCCTGGGGCAACAATCGCGGCGGGCAGCTCGGTGACGGCACCTGGACCGATTTCCGCACCACGGCGACCACTGTGCTGGGGCCGACCAGCGCGGAGGTGGTGAAGATCGCCGCTGGCGGGGCCGGACCGGCCACCGGGCACGGGCCGGCGCTGCTGACCGACCGCACCGTGCAGTCCTGGGGCGCCAACGGCTCCGGCCCGCTCGGCAACGGCACCACCACCGACAGCCCCACCCCGGTGACCACGCTCACCGCACTGACCGGCGCCGACAAGATCGCCGCCCGGTGGGCGGAGACTTCTCCCTGGCCAACTGACTTGCCGTCACGCCAGCCCGGAGTCCGCACCGAGAGAGACAGGCCCGTCGCGGCGACCACCGTGGCGGGCACCGTGCGACGGCTCGGGTGAGGCCGGCTACTGAGACGTTGCCTGTGCGTGGTTCCGTGCTCCGGGTGGACAGCCACAGCGGTGGAAGGGTGGCTCACCGGTCCTGAAGCCCACGACGTGCCACTGCGTCGACCGGGCGTTTCGTTGCCTCGAAGTTGAGGGCCGAAGCGCCCAGTCGGCGTTCGTGTCGGCCGCGTCGCGGAAGTCCTGCCGGCCGGACCCCACTCACGATCTCGGCGTCATCCCGGACGATTTCGGCTTTCGCTTGGGAACGGACGTCAGCGTGCTGGGCAAGGGCACGGCGGCGTCCCGTGGCATTCACCGGTGTCCAGTCCCCGGCAGGTCGCACAAGAATCAAGGCGCGTTCGGCGTGATGATGTCAGGCCGCTGTCTTTCCCGGGAACCAGCCACCCGGGTCCGGTAGGCGCCCTGTCCGGATGCTGCCTGTCCGGATGCTGCCCGCTCCGGG
The Kitasatospora paranensis genome window above contains:
- a CDS encoding dicarboxylate/amino acid:cation symporter, giving the protein MPTAPTTPAEPDTSGPLARIRRTPFWAQIVGGLALGLLLGGIARAGDVSWLTTTLDTIGKTFVQLLKLAVPPLVFTAIVVSVANLRNVTNAARLAVRTLLWFLITSLIAVSIGLGLGLLTDPGQGAGLSTEGLKAPEEAGSWVDFLTGIIPTNIATTFVEVNVLQIVFLGIVTGAAILKIGEKAEPVRKLGESVLELTQTALWWVIRLAPLGTLGLIGKSVAKYGWDLLAPFATLTADVYVGCALVLFGVYSLLLRFAGGLNPLNFFKGAWPAIQLAFVSRSSVGTLPVTRRVTERLGVPSEYASFAVPFGATTKMDGCAAIYPSLAAIFVAQVYGIHLGIGDYLLIAFVSVIGSAATAGLTGAIVMLTLTLSTVGLPLEGVGLLLAIDPILDMVRTATNVAGQAVVPILVAAREKTLDRDAYNNPTGDLLAAEAVKVAEPVAVAA